Proteins co-encoded in one Flavivirga eckloniae genomic window:
- a CDS encoding FecR family protein — protein sequence MEKNKINSITKFLDFEFSSVEEKEALKASDAYSEFKDIIELFDGVKGVNYDEDKVLRKLDSARLKPSIEHKKVIPLYKKWLPIAAAASLLLFVSVYFLGMRNNLEYNTLAGESVQIALPDASKVWLNAKSELAYNKDWKTSRAIDLKGEGYFEVAKGKTFTVKTPYGTVTVLGTKFNVKQRQDFFEVYCYEGTVSVMHKGKETILKANSFFNSKVLEKNSQQGHAINEKPYWIEGISVFENAPIDQVVSDISIQYDIEFIMNSNLNINLEYTGKYNYNDTLEDVLNVLCQSLNLKYTKKGKRIYLNEM from the coding sequence ATGGAAAAGAATAAAATTAATAGCATAACAAAGTTTTTGGATTTTGAATTTTCTTCGGTAGAAGAGAAGGAAGCCTTAAAAGCATCAGACGCCTATTCTGAATTTAAGGATATTATTGAATTATTTGACGGTGTTAAAGGTGTGAATTATGATGAAGACAAGGTTTTACGAAAGTTAGATTCAGCTCGTTTAAAGCCTTCTATAGAACATAAAAAAGTTATTCCATTGTATAAAAAATGGCTTCCTATAGCAGCAGCGGCATCATTATTGCTGTTTGTCTCGGTGTATTTTTTGGGAATGAGAAACAATCTCGAATATAATACGCTGGCAGGAGAATCCGTTCAAATTGCGCTTCCAGATGCTTCTAAAGTGTGGCTAAATGCAAAATCGGAATTGGCTTATAACAAAGATTGGAAAACATCGAGAGCCATAGATTTAAAAGGAGAAGGGTATTTTGAAGTTGCAAAAGGCAAGACGTTCACGGTTAAAACACCATATGGTACTGTAACCGTTTTAGGAACAAAGTTTAATGTAAAGCAGCGTCAGGATTTTTTTGAAGTGTATTGTTACGAAGGTACTGTATCTGTTATGCATAAAGGGAAAGAAACGATTTTAAAAGCAAACAGCTTTTTTAATTCGAAAGTGTTGGAAAAGAACAGTCAGCAAGGACATGCTATTAACGAAAAGCCCTATTGGATTGAAGGGATTTCTGTTTTTGAAAATGCACCAATAGATCAGGTAGTTTCAGATATAAGTATACAATATGATATAGAATTTATTATGAACAGTAATTTAAACATAAACTTGGAATACACAGGAAAGTATAATTATAACGATACTTTGGAAGACGTTTTAAACGTTTTATGCCAATCATTAAACTTAAAGTATACAAAAAAAGGGAAACGTATTTATTTGAATGAAATGTAG